A region of the Larus michahellis chromosome 4, bLarMic1.1, whole genome shotgun sequence genome:
CTTCTCCCATGGCGCTCTCTCAGTGTTGTGCAGGTAGGTGAGGCTGCTGAGGGCCTTTGCAACTCCCAGCTTTTTTTATACAATGTGATGTCTGGGGTCACACAGCACTTGCAAAAAGCCAGTGAGCTTGGAATGGGTAAGTTCTGGAGAATCATTCCCTACATGGTCACCGGTTTGTAGGGCAGTCACTGACCTTGGGGAGAGGAGACCTTTgtgctttattgcttttttttttggagctctatggctactttttttttaaatttatttattaacacagtgttcttgctgctgcttaGTTTTGACACAGAGAGCCTGAAAGACCTTTTGAGAGTGCAGACATGTTGCAACTGTACTCATTTGAGCACACAGTGGTCTCATCCTGTTCTCCAGACACGTTCTGGGTCATGTTTTGTTCATCAGCAGGGTTTGAGGACGTGCAGACACACACAGGATTGTGATCAGGTGTCAGGTCACCATGGTAATGCTATCCAGGGGTAGGCTCGGAGGAAATGCTGGAGGGATCACCTTAGCTGCTGAAAGCCTGGGCACAGACCACGTTGGGCAGAGGTGTTGGCTGTTGGCTCTCCAGAGGGCCTGCCAACTCAGCTTGGGGCCATGGAGAGTGGGGCAGGCTGTGGCAGGGTCTGAGGCACCTTCTGGTCCAAGTGTCCAGGGTGGAAGTGGGAAAAGCTCCAGCGAGGAGTGAGACCTGcgcctggggctgagctgggaaccGAGTGATCCTAACCCTGGCTAACACAGCATCTCCATCGCTGGGGACTGAAGCTTCATCCAGAGGGGTTTTCTGTTATTTGccctctccctccagctgctcttcacccctttgtgttttcagtttgaaAGGCCATCCTTCTTGGCTCCAGCTTGCAATGAGTTGCAAACCCCTCCAGCAGCCCACACTGAAGAGTGTCCCTCTGGAGTGGAAGGGATCATTAAAATACCTTGTTTTTCTTCAAGGCCAGTGTTCATATTAAAAACACCTGTGTGTGAGTACTTGTGCGTGTCCATATGGAGTTGTTCTGTTCCTACAGGCTCTTGTCCAAACTTGGTGATGAGTAAAAGTGAAGCACATGAAGAGAACCATGGGGATGTGGTGTCCATAGCTGTGCAGCCCAGCAGGACACACCGGTCACTCTGCTTAGTGCCATCAGCAGAAGAGGACCACCGCTCCAGCAAGTTGGCATCCCAGGACTGGCAGAGTGGTTTGCAGGTCCAGGTGAGCCTTTACGGCGTGTTTGTGCCTGTCCCAGGGGAACAGGATGGCTGGGCATTTGGGCTGGTGATGTGCAAGGTCTTCAGGGCCTTTGGTGTCTCCAAGTGTTTCCGTGCGCAAAGCCAGCTGCCAGCTGCCAGTCTCCTTGCTCATGCAGCTGGAGAGCCGAGTTTCTGTGGTCTCAccagtcctttcttttttttgcagatggAAGAAGCTGAGCATGGAGGGGCAGCCCACAGGACGGGGTCCCTGGGACGGGCATCCCATTCTTGTGCCCTCAGATCGGGTCCCacctctgctccttccctgccttgtCCAGCTGACTCCCCTTCCAAGGCCAAGCTCCCCAGCTGCTTCTCCATCTTCTCACCATCGCCACAGGGCTCCAAGCCTGATTCCAGACCCCTGCCTCATGCCAACTCTAAGAAATCCCTCAGGGGGAGCTGGAAGAAGAACCTGCATCCTGAGGAGCCCACCGGTCTGAAATCAGGGGAGCCTGCATGTTCCCCCTTCACAGGACCCATCATTGCTCGGATAACTGATGGCATCTACCTGGGGAACCTCAACGCTGCCTACAGCGGGCGGGCGCTGTGCACCAACAGCATTGACAGCATTGTCGACATGAGCAGCCTGCCCAGTGACTGCAGCCTGAGCATCATCCCCTGCACGTGCCGACGGGGAGGGTTCAGGCACAATTGGTCACGCCTCAAGGTTGACATCCAGGCTCCGCTTCATGGGGATCATCACAGAAAGGGGCAACCCTGCTTCCGGGACATCAACGAGTGCATTGAAGCCTCGCTGGAGAAAGGGAAGCGTGTCCTCATCCACTGCAGGGATGGTTACTCTCTAGGTCCTACTTGCGTCATTCAGTACCTCATGGTCAAGCACAGCATGAGGCTGCTGGCAGCCTACGAGTTTGTGAGGGCACGGTACCCGCTGAACATCCAGGAGTGTCATCAGGACCTGCTGGTGGGTTTGGAGatgtccctgcagcctggggccATCAACATCACGTGCCTGAAGCACTCTCTTTCAAGGAAGATGGCATGGAGCTAAACGGACAGGGTGGCTGTGTTGTTTGTCAGTTGCCCTGAAGAGGAACAGCCAAAAGCCTTAACTCCATCTCATGGGTGAACGTGGTGACTGTAGCTGTGGGGTATGTAGGACAGCACTGGCACAAGAGTCAAAGGCAATGGCCTTCCTTTGTAGCAGTTCCTAGAGGCTGGTGCTGGCAGAAGTAGAGCGTGGTGAGCTCTTTTAGGGATACACTGGAGGGAGAGGGAGCGCTCCATGCAGGATGGGAGCCATCTGCTGTGCTTTGGTCTGATGTGATTttgggaaagcaaagggaagtcAGACACTGGTTTGCTCAGCGTTCCTGCCACAGTTTTACCGTGAACTCAACTGCAACagagttttttattttgctgcttgtttttttttgctaacaGTGTCATCCTTGGAAATAAGAGATGTCATCTGATGTCATGTCACTCCATAGTGCCTGTCCACTTGATGCTTGTAGGATGTTGAAGAGGAGGCAAGGTGTAAGGGTGTAGGAGATGGCCACGAGGGAGAGCTTGCATGGATCCATCAGCCTAGTCCTTCCAACACATGGTGGTTCCCTGGAAGAGCCTGGCCCAGAAGTGCCAGACATGAGTCTCTCAAAAGCGTAGGGTAGAACCTCCTGTATATGCCAGGTCTTCCCTCTGTCTGGCCTTGCAGCGTGGGGAAAGCGCTCTGGGACCGGTGGGCCATACTAGTGGTGCATTCCACTAGCATGAGTGGAGGGGAATGAGGGAAGGGAACAAGGTCATCTGCACTCCAGGAAGGGTACTCAATTGTGAACAATGTGTccactcccagcccctgtgcgATACCCTCACTCATGCTTCATATTCACAGAGCTGAGCCCTCTCTGAAGGACTTGCCTGGAGCTTCTTTATGTCTTCCTTCAGTTTTTCTGCAAGGAACTTGTTCATTCATCACTCAAACACTTGCACTACTTCCTTTGCAAACCTTTGTCTTTCTTAATGTTAACCATAGCTCATACTTTGGGacgtttttgtttttcttttcttcctggtcCTCACTGGGTTTATTCCTCATGACAGTTTAGGTCTGGAGCCTCTTTCCTTTTTTGGGAGGGCTGCCCTACAGCTTAACCTCTGTGCAAGGAAGCTCCAGGGAAAGCCTTATGCAGACTTGGAGGCTCAACCTTCTGCTAATCCTATTACCACACCTCACCATCCACTCCTCCTGTTTCCTACAAGCACATCTGTTTTAGCCAAAATTTGGCTCATGGGACTTCTTTCTTTGAACTTCTTTATTCAACTGTTTTAGGCCAATAT
Encoded here:
- the LOC141741610 gene encoding uncharacterized protein LOC141741610, with the protein product MEPGEMQHKDFSAVMLPGKRCPPKKNGITGLIAKHLQKTFQRPIALQLSSPMALSQCCAGSCPNLVMSKSEAHEENHGDVVSIAVQPSRTHRSLCLVPSAEEDHRSSKLASQDWQSGLQVQMEEAEHGGAAHRTGSLGRASHSCALRSGPTSAPSLPCPADSPSKAKLPSCFSIFSPSPQGSKPDSRPLPHANSKKSLRGSWKKNLHPEEPTGLKSGEPACSPFTGPIIARITDGIYLGNLNAAYSGRALCTNSIDSIVDMSSLPSDCSLSIIPCTCRRGGFRHNWSRLKVDIQAPLHGDHHRKGQPCFRDINECIEASLEKGKRVLIHCRDGYSLGPTCVIQYLMVKHSMRLLAAYEFVRARYPLNIQECHQDLLVGLEMSLQPGAINITCLKHSLSRKMAWS